cctcctcctcctcctgctgctgcttggcATTGCTGTTTTGCTCGTCGTCCGACTTGGGCTTCACCCGGACAAACTCCACTTTGCCCAGTAACTCAGCGCCCTCGCCGGGTCGCTGCAGCATCTCGCCCGCCTTGACCACCTCAGACTGCTCCAGGAGCGCGTAGTCACTCTCCATCGCTCCCTGGACGGAGGCAATGCAGAGCAAATGCGATGCGCAGATGGGGAAGGCATCCAGAACGGTGGCCGATTGGTTGGCATCCACAACACTGACCGTACTAGCGGCATGTGTGCTCGTGCAGATCCACACGAACGAACTGAGCTGCGTCTCTGGCTCCAGTGTCTCCAGGCTGACCCTCGCCATCTGTCTGTCCAACGCCTCCATGCTCTGATCAGTCGTCGGACTGGTTATCTCAGCTATCTTGAGCGTCGACTTTGGAGCGTATGGTGAGCTGGCAGGTATCAGTGATTGCCCGTTCTTTGTGAAGCCACCGTGGAGATTTACGCCCGCCGCACAGAACACCTTCATGTGGGGCGAGGCCTCCGCCAGGGGGTTACAGTAGACGGGAACGGGTACACCACCCGAATGCCGATTGGGATTCGCCTCCTGGCTGGCCTTGTTAATCGGCAGACTCCAGCCGTAGGCGTGCAGGCGGCCATCCTCCTTTTGGACGTGGGCGCGAAGCTGGCGATACTGCTCCCGCCTCCTCGCACTGATCCTCTCAGAACTGCCCTCCTCGGCGTAGTCCTTCGGCATGATGAGGGCGTTGGCAAGGCCAGCGCTGGCCGGATGCACTGGCGGCTGGCCGCTGGTTAGGGCAAGGCGATTGTCGCCACCTCCACTTCCTCGGCTGGGAGATCCGTGGCTGTGGGCAGGGCTTCCTCCGCCGGTGTGACGAAACATCGGCCCCCCTCCGAGACCGTCCGCAACGCGTTCCGTTGGGCGGTTGGAGGGGCTGTTCGAGTGAGATTAATATTAGCCCCCAATTATGCGAAGTATATTGCATTACTCACGTAAAAAGATTACTAAAGTACTTCCAAATGCTCTGCTTCGACTTCCTGTCCAAATTATCTACGGTGCGCGACGCGCGGAGTATTTCTGTGAGACGGACTGCCTCCTGCAGCTCCATCAGGCGCTCCTTGTACTGGTTGCGTTCCATCAGCACCATGGCCATCTCCACGCGGGTGAATCTCTTGCGCTGGGCCAGCGGCACATCGTTCTCCTCCTGTTCGGTATCTAAAATGGGGGTACAAAAACCAGAGCTATTTCTGGGAAACATCTAACAAGAGCTGGCATAACTCACTTTGCTGCTTGACCTGCTCCTTGGCCTTTTTCAGCTCATCCTCCAGCTCACTGATGCGCTGCCTCAACTTGGTCCTCGATTGCTGCATGGCATTGAGCTCCTCGCGAACGATTTCCACCTCTCCAGTAAGCTCATCCACCTTCACGATTAAATCGTCCTTGACAATATTGAGCGCATTTCTGTCGAGAGTGAGAAATGGGGATAATGATGTGGATTGATTTTTGATTCCCCCTTGGGGACACATCGTCGAAGACACTCACTTGGTGGCCAGCAGCTCATTGTTTTCCATTATGAGATTTTCCACCTCCTTGCCCATGCCTGAAAGATTATTGAGAGCTTGGTTAGAAATCGGTAATTGCTTTGAGCTTTAATTGACAAAACAAGTGTAAAGCGTTAGGAAAATGCAAGTGAAACTCAAGTGTGGGTATGTTATGTGGAATATATGGATTTCGTTTGTTAACTGAGAGATGATACATAGGGAATAAatgaaatcaaacaaattgtaGTCAATGTTAGATGCTGGCAACCTCCACAAATATAAATCATTGTAATAGAAAGAAAAACCCAGAACCTTATCTAAAAGTAAACTAAAAACTACTAAACTACAGAGATAATGGAGGAACTAAAACCAAATGATATGGCAGAACTGAAGTTCCAGGTCAGCCCAAGCACCAAATAAAAGTCAAGAATATATCTTCGATAATCTAGCGATGCTGGGCGATTTTGGGAAAAACTACTTACGATGCTAAAGGTCATATGTAATTATCATAGTTGGGGAGCTACTTTATCGATAGATAGGGGTTGTTCGTAGCGCACTTTAGACTTACCAAAATAGTTGTCGTTAGCTTCAAAGGATACAATGCAAATAtagttgttgatgttgttttGTGGATTGTGTTTTTTAGTAATTGCAAGGgaaatttttggtttttgtttgttgtggAAGGAAACGAAATGGTTTGGATTTGGGCAAGTAGAATTCGGCATAAAAGAAAGAGAAATTTCATTAGAGGTcttgttataaaattttatttgtttttactaaattttctcTAAGGCTCTCTGGCAGACTGGCACACTTTCGAGCTAATAATAATTTCCAACAGTTATCACAAGGGAAATGCACACATAATACGCAACTAGTGGTGAAGATCCTTAAAATCTCGACTTTGAGCGACTGTTTTCAGTCGAATCTCGCATGATATTTGATGTATTTACAGGTTATATAGATGAATCCATATATGTAGGAATTATATGGTGGTTGTGGCTGAGTTTCTTGTACTTGACTTTGCTCTTGCTGCTGTGGTTGATGTTCTTGAGTGGTTGAGTGGTACCTACCTGAGGACGCATACTCTCCGGGGTGAACCCAGCTGCCTGAGGTGTTTCAATGGTTCGTATTATCGGTTTTTAGTGCACGGGAAGGCAAAACAAGAAGACAGAATAAGGATTTTGTAATGAGTACAGCTTGGTTTTGGTTTCAGGTGTCTTAATACTAAGTTTTTTAATCAGAGAGCTTTCAAAAGTGGTGTGGACAAAAAGTAAGGTAAAGGGACTATTTGGCATGTTTTGAGGATTGCAAAAACATTAGAATAAGTTTAAGGAGGATAAAATGGATTTggaagaataaatatttttaattcaccttactttttgaccCCATTAACTTTTTCTTTCAAAACCCCGTACTCAGACACCTTTGATTAGCAACATTTAGGGTGCAACAGACTGGTCTGAAGAGCATTTCCCTGCCATCTCACCTGTGACAATCTCATTCTCTTCGCTCTCCTCGTTATCCTGGAAGGATAGCTCTTGGTAGAGATTGTTATCCGAGCGCTGCTCCTTTTTGGTGGTCGAACGACCAACTGGGTTGGGGGATTTGGATTGGGTGGTTCGGagtttcggtgttttttgtttgtttgtttttagttgagttaacacaaaaatcaaaagaagaGAGGAAACATTAGTACGGTGAGCGCTTGAGTAGTGAGCATAGGCATGTTGGATCCTCGGAATCCCTGCACCTACCATTTGTGGGCACATTTGGCACAACGGGACTGCTGTCGGGGCTCTGGGGCGAGGTGgcctggtgctgctgctgcagtgcaTCGGTGGCCGCTCCACGTTCCACCGTTCCGCTCAGATTGTCCAGCTCGTTCTGCAGCGATGGCGGACCCGAGTCGTCGGACTGGCTGCCCACACTGCAAATGGTCTCGGTGTCCAGCATCACCGAGTTCTCCAGCGAGGCGAAACCATAGGAAACGGGTCCCGAGCTGCGAGCCACGGGATTCAGTCGCGCCCGACTCACATCCATGCGATCGGAGGCGGTGCTCATTTGGGAGTGCGTCGAGCCCATCAGCATCTTGGTGCGTTCCATGTAGTCAACATGGTTCTTGAACAGCTCCGTGTACCGCTCGTGCAGTTTGTTGTACTCCTAAAAAGGGGTTTATGTATGTAGTAAGGAAAATAAGCAACACTTCAGTTGTGGAGTGGTCTCTGCCCACCTTCTTGAGATCCGCTTCCCGCTCTTCCAAGCGGCTGGCGTGCTCCAGACTGTTTTTGTGCTTCAACTCCAGCATTCGCACAATGCTCTCCACCGACTCCAGGCGCGTGGCCAGCTCCTTGTTCTCCTGCTCGGCCAGGTCCTCGGCTTCCAGTAGCTGGGGAAATGCCATACAATTGTTATTGATTCCGCAACCAAGTTCACACTCTAGTCACCTTCTGTTCGGACTGCTTGCGGGCGCTCTTTTCCCGCTCATATTGTGTCACCAGCTGCTCGTTGTCCTCGCGCAGCAGCTCCACCTCCACGTCCTGCTCCTGATTAATGCGATAGGAGGCGTCCAGGCACTCCAGCACGTTCACCAGCAGCGGCATCAGGTTCTTAACCACATCCTCGTCGTAGCGATTGATCATCCGCTCGAACTCCTGATAAATGCTGCCCGCCAGTTGTTGGACCTGCAAAATGGATGTGCATCAGTCGATTTGGCTTTGATTTTGGCCAGTCAAAGGGACAACAAAGTGCAATTGATTAGTAGAATAGAAAGAGAACCTTTGAAGACCCTTGCAAAGATTTTATGCCATGCAGCTAGGGTATTCAAAGGTTGCCTTAGTAAACAAACTCCATAATGGTGTTGATTTACAAAACATAACTACACAAACGGAGAGACTAAGAAGTAAAGATAGTTAGAAACCTCCCATTTAATGGCTTAATTAAATCGGTTAACATAATTGCGGTTTGTGGCCGCGGTTTTTATGAATGGAAAGCTCTTGAAAGATGATAAAAAGCCCCCTGTCATGCAGTTGGTTATTAAAAACAGGTGGGAATTGAGATTATTTTCGCTAAGTAATGAAACCGAGAAAGGTTAAGGCTGTCACCCCTTTCGGTCTCAAATTGTTAGTAGAAAATTataagcaaaacaaacaattgCAGGGCGTGAAATGTGGTAGTTAGGAAAAtgctaaaaacaattatatatCGTGCATTTATATACTGGCATGTGAATAACAACAAAAAGAGTATAGGAGGGAAATTAAGTGGACCACAAACGAAAAATTTGGATAACTCACGATGCTGACAACCTGTTCATTCTGaaagagaaagaaaagaacaaaaacaagGTGTAAAGGacacataaaacaaaatttttaaaaatcggttaactcaaaattttgaaataaaaccCATAAGGTAAGTAGGTGCATGATGAATGGGAGTGAGTGCTGTGCCAATTATTTACAATAGATGTGtcaaataataaatgaaaatgaaaatcatgAATATTTTCTAACTATGGTTAAGAAAAACCTTTTAATTGTAGCCTTATGAATATTacgaaatatttcaattacttGATTATATTATGTTTTAAGGGGGTACTTGGTTATTTCTAAAGTATTTCAAGGGGTGTTTGGGCTTACTAACATTCCCACTGCACTCCAACTACCTTCTCTCGAGAAACCCGTCATCCGCCCAAGGCTGGCCACGCTTATAAGGCCAACTAGCTTGGTGTTCAGACATTTTTGGCCAGACTTGTTTCACAAATAGTTTCTGGGCTCGTGGGGCCTGCAAACAAGTTTTCGGCGCAGTGCTTCCCGCTCGAAATCGCCGCGAACTCATTACTCAATTAACAGGTAGCTTATCAGCGACACATGTGCGCTAGGAGCCAAGAGTTGGGGAGCCGATGAGCTCATTGGGCAGGGAGGAGGAAATGGCACTTATATGAGTGCAAAATGTGGGGGGTGACCCCTCTGATTTAATTTGCATAGCCCGATTAAAGCTGGCGAAGCTGATAAAGTGCAAAATCAATCGGGGAATTGgggtgaaaaataaaaataaacttggcCGCAGAGGCGGGGGGAATCGCACATAAGGAGGCTACACTGtcaagaaaatgaaataatgtTGACCTACTATTTTATTGGACGTTCTTTAATCTTTAAAGATTGTACAACTTTATATACTATATCACTTTCCACGTTCAAAGAACCTTTAAGTATGATACCTttactaattttatattattgtaCTTCCAGAACTCCATTTGGGGTTCCAAAATTTTCTTTCTCTGCAAGGGATTGCGTGAGGCGGTCATAAAATTTGAGGACCCACCGACTGACTCTATTGATTTCTGGTCCCCGGCTGTTACCCCATTTTGGCCTCTCCAACTCTCCTGCTCTGCCCAATTTTCGGTTGCTATACTTCGCCAGTTTGAATGTCAATGACCAGAGGCCTCAGCTGATGCATAATAAACAATTGTTGGATGCGCTTTTACATAATTAGGTGTATATAAAGAGAGAGAAAAAGCGATGGGCAAAGAAAGCATGTTTTCTGCGATTGCATTTCCGCTTGGGACACTCTTATAGCCTCATTATCTCGTGTTTGTGCTCCTTATATGGGTAGGGCTGAATGTTGATGTTAAGGAACAGGGCCCAAGAGCAGATTAAACCTACATATTGTGCGTTATCATATTTAAGGGGGAATCAGAAACGCCCGTATGAATCAGTGAGTGGTACAAATTAGTCAATGTTTTTCATTCTTCCTACTGAAAATATAACCCAATGGAAAAGGTATTTCCTTGGAATTTCGGTTTAAGATACCAGAATCTCTTAGGTATCATGATAAAGTTTATCATGATAACTAATTAttgatcattttttttatagatatttAAGAGTTATTTAAAGATtcgttaaaaaataatcctATATTTAGCAGTCGCAACTAAAAGTCAGagtttttaagtaattttctATAGAAttctttttcaaaaaatgtatctttaaaGAGggttataataataaaactgcTGCCTAATGGGAatcatataataaatattaaaaatataataaatatataccgCATTATGGAAAGTATCTTAAGAAGATGAGTGACTTCAAAAAACTGATCTTATTCCTCCGCATTATGGGAAAGTATCTTAAGTAGATGAGTGACTTCAAAAACTGATCTTATACTATCCCATTCCAAGTGATCTATGCTGTGTCCGTATTATCAGAGTGCAAACCCGATGAAGGGGGGCTTCGTGCATTGATAGTCACCTTCTCCGACATGACCATGTTGTTGTCCTCGGTGCCGTAGACCGTTTCTGCCCCAGACTGCGGTCCTCCATTGTTGAGCAGGGCATCATCGTTGTCCATCATGATGAGCGGGGCCTGTGTGGGATCCAAagatctctctctctctctttatAAAGGGGGTCTCAACCTCTCAGGGGGTGGCCGGGAGGAGGGGCGGGCGGGGGCGGTGCACTTGACTGCCGTTTGCGTCGTACGTCACGCGTTAACCGTTATGCAGGCAGTGGCTTTTCAACCCCAccagagcaacaacaacaaagtaGTGGGGGTGGGGAGCAGGAGggagagagagatagagagagtctcctacacacacacacaagcactTGACTTTTCGATGATTTGTTTTGTGTCACTCGTATTTATATTTCGAGCGTATCTCTagtacatatatttaaataaattgcacaTGAGCTGGTTCTGCGTGTCACTTTTTATTTGCGTTTTTCGTTTGCGCCCCTCTGCCATCTCTTTTCCACCCATTCACAAAATTTGATTGACTAGATTTCATCGCGTTTCGCGTCTCTTTTTCGCTGCATTTTCAGCCAAGTTGCTAGCGAATTCCACTGCGCACGCCTCCGCGGCCATCCGATGCCTGCGATTGAGCATTAAATTTTAGCAATTATGGCGATTTTCACAGCATTTTAGCAATAAATATTGGAACACTTTGCAGCGCAGCGACTATTGTGTGTGGGTGTAGTGTGACTGTTTGTGAAATACCACTTGTCTAATAGTAAGAAtgtggtattttttattgtttgcctATAAGGTCGCACTAATAAGTGGTTTCAAATTAGTTACctctttgtatttttaaaattataaaatgtaagcTAATAAAATTTCTTAATCTAGTGAactcattttattatttaaggtTAGACTTGCCAGGcgatttaaaacaaaatttatataaaatattctgATCCGTTCACAATGGATTCTCCGATAACTGCTTATCGTTATCGAATGAGTGAGTCGGTATTTTTCACGCGCACGGTCACATTGCTTCAACGTCACGCCGTCCAGTTcctattgttgttgttttttattaaattcgccTGGATTTCCGTTTGTTCaacttaaaaaatggtttttgtgAAGAACTGGGAGGACTTTGAGATTGCCGCCGAGAATATGTACATGGCCAATCCCCAGAACTGCAGGTACACGATGAAATACGTGCACTCCAAGGGCCACATACTGCTCAAAATGACGGACAACGTAAAGGTTTGCTCGGCTTTCCCCTAtcaaaatcacattttttaacaatggATTTCCCAAACCCACAGTGTGTGCAGTACAAGGCGGAGAATATGCCGGATCTGAAGAAAATCGAAAAGATCACCAGCAATTTGGTGGGGCACATGGCCTCCAAGGAATAAGACCCAGCACAAACAAACTTTTGGCCACGGCGACACTTCTGCCCccggacaacaacaacaagcacacacacacatatatgtAAATCAGCCACAATTGTTGTTGCCTTGCGCGGACAGGtgtgtgcgcgtgtgtgtgccaTCAACACCCGCAAttgaatttagtttttaagcgCCAGAAAGCCGCCGAGCTAACGAAATTCGAATGTGGCGATCAGAGTAGCTGCTCCTCAGCCTGCTTTCAAACGACATTTCATAAATGTCTGCTCTGTACACGTTGCGAATGATCTGCGAACGGGGACATCATCCTCTTGAGGTCGACATCCAGTCCgcaggcagcggcggcggcgcaAAGTGTTTTTCATAAAGTTAACCATacgattttgtatttattgtaAAAGTGAATGGATCGTACACATTTCCATGAAATGATTCGCATGAAATAAACCAGGGGAATAATGTAGAACACAATGAAACAAGGGAATAAGAtcctgtttttattattatgttcTATTATCTGAAGACTAATGCTTCTGGTAGAACAAATCTCTTGAACTCATTAGGTGAGAAACCATTTTAaatccctttttatttattttctttttttaatatcattcGCTGACTTACAAAcctgtaaacatttttatttcaagatatttaagcttaaaattttgccccttttttttataaacaataccTTCGTACCTTCAATACCTTCTTAATGaaccaaaatataaaaatgtgagCCACATATGAAGACTATACTAACCACTAATGGCtaacaatatttatatgaCAATTTCTAGATGTAGCAAATATAGACTTTTAGAAATATCAAGTTAGGTAAACCACCTCAGATTCCTGAAAGAagaatcaaattaaaattcttcgGAGCAtatcaaaagaatttattaaaatttccaaCGAGCAGAGCGTGAGTAGTTGTCATTTAGAAAGGTTTTCCGAAGAACTCTTAATTGCCTAACCATTAAAGCGATTAAACAGCCCGGGCAAACAGTTAACAAGCCACCTGAAGGCGGCAGGAGGAGCAGAAGAACCACCGATGGGAACTGGAAATGAACAGCGGAATGGGATGCTGCTGGGCTCACTTAATAATCCGAGAGCAAATATTGGTTATTTGCATGTGAGGCACTCGAGTTTATTTGCCGCAGGAGATTGACAGCAGCCCGCCGCGAAAGATTGGGGAACCGATGGAAGCGATGGAACCGATGGCCACCATGGACTGGACATTGGGACACTGGGTTATTTGGAGATCGGTAGCCCAGAAGTGTTTGCCCAGAATGCAGAATGCACTTCGGCTGGGCAGAGGGATGCACCTGTTGAACGGGAGGCAACTCAGTAGCCACTTTGGATTAAGCCGGAGCGTTTGCTTGACCCACAGAGATCCGCTCGAGCGGACCTTTTGATCAGCCCTCTCCAGCCCTACAGTTGCAGCTCAAGCGGACTGTCCACTTGGCCATCCATCCAGGCCGTTCGATTGAAGACACCGTCCGTTTCCGGCAGCCACAGCTCCGCGACAAGCTCATTTGGCTTCTGTTTGATGGAGATGGGATGGAGTTGGCTGGCGGAGATGGATGGATCCTCTGCCCG
This window of the Drosophila biarmipes strain raj3 chromosome 3L, RU_DBia_V1.1, whole genome shotgun sequence genome carries:
- the LOC108035216 gene encoding JNK-interacting protein 3 isoform X7, with translation MMDNDDALLNNGGPQSGAETVYGTEDNNMVMSEKVQQLAGSIYQEFERMINRYDEDVVKNLMPLLVNVLECLDASYRINQEQDVEVELLREDNEQLVTQYEREKSARKQSEQKLLEAEDLAEQENKELATRLESVESIVRMLELKHKNSLEHASRLEEREADLKKEYNKLHERYTELFKNHVDYMERTKMLMGSTHSQMSTASDRMDVSRARLNPVARSSGPVSYGFASLENSVMLDTETICSVGSQSDDSGPPSLQNELDNLSGTVERGAATDALQQQHQATSPQSPDSSPVVPNVPTNVGRSTTKKEQRSDNNLYQELSFQDNEESEENEIVTGSWVHPGEYASSGMGKEVENLIMENNELLATKNALNIVKDDLIVKVDELTGEVEIVREELNAMQQSRTKLRQRISELEDELKKAKEQVKQQNTEQEENDVPLAQRKRFTRVEMAMVLMERNQYKERLMELQEAVRLTEILRASRTVDNLDRKSKQSIWKYFSNLFTPSNRPTERVADGLGGGPMFRHTGGGSPAHSHGSPSRGSGGGDNRLALTSGQPPVHPASAGLANALIMPKDYAEEGSSERISARRREQYRQLRAHVQKEDGRLHAYGWSLPINKASQEANPNRHSGGVPVPVYCNPLAEASPHMKVFCAAGVNLHGGFTKNGQSLIPASSPYAPKSTLKIAEITSPTTDQSMEALDRQMARVSLETLEPETQLSSFVWICTSTHAASTVSVVDANQSATVLDAFPICASHLLCIASVQGAMESDYALLEQSEVVKAGEMLQRPGEGAELLGKVEFVRVKPKSDDEQNSNAKQQQEEEEAKEATEKSNEQLPAVSAEEPLGNVEAIKIRQALPGAPQRLSTDGNQTNNNNNSSSNLLFATKSLNPILETKDRDEPAMSSVGPTMWLGAQDGMLYVHSSVGRWHECLHQVLLPDAVLAIVYVESRVVVALANAQLAVFRRQTDGQWDLNSYHLVTLGDRNHSIRCLCVAGERIWAAHRNKIFIVDPVSLNIVHSLDAHPRKESQVRQMAATGAGVWVSIRLDSTLRLYNTHTFEHKQDVDIEPYVSKMLGTGKLGFSFVRITALMVSCNRLWIGTSNGVIISVPLAEVQPKSSSDPHGQMPLCCMANAQLSFHGHRDAVKFFVSVPMLQQPNLNGGLTFSNKRPDMLVMCGGEGYIDFRIRHDKFDASDNAAHLIVWKVDT
- the LOC108035216 gene encoding JNK-interacting protein 3 isoform X5, with the translated sequence MMDNDDALLNNGGPQSGAETVYGTEDNNMVMSEKNEQVVSIVQQLAGSIYQEFERMINRYDEDVVKNLMPLLVNVLECLDASYRINQEQDVEVELLREDNEQLVTQYEREKSARKQSEQKLLEAEDLAEQENKELATRLESVESIVRMLELKHKNSLEHASRLEEREADLKKEYNKLHERYTELFKNHVDYMERTKMLMGSTHSQMSTASDRMDVSRARLNPVARSSGPVSYGFASLENSVMLDTETICSVGSQSDDSGPPSLQNELDNLSGTVERGAATDALQQQHQATSPQSPDSSPVVPNVPTNVGRSTTKKEQRSDNNLYQELSFQDNEESEENEIVTGSWVHPGEYASSANDNYFGMGKEVENLIMENNELLATKNALNIVKDDLIVKVDELTGEVEIVREELNAMQQSRTKLRQRISELEDELKKAKEQVKQQNTEQEENDVPLAQRKRFTRVEMAMVLMERNQYKERLMELQEAVRLTEILRASRTVDNLDRKSKQSIWKYFSNLFTPSNRPTERVADGLGGGPMFRHTGGGSPAHSHGSPSRGSGGGDNRLALTSGQPPVHPASAGLANALIMPKDYAEEGSSERISARRREQYRQLRAHVQKEDGRLHAYGWSLPINKASQEANPNRHSGGVPVPVYCNPLAEASPHMKVFCAAGVNLHGGFTKNGQSLIPASSPYAPKSTLKIAEITSPTTDQSMEALDRQMARVSLETLEPETQLSSFVWICTSTHAASTVSVVDANQSATVLDAFPICASHLLCIASVQGAMESDYALLEQSEVVKAGEMLQRPGEGAELLGKVEFVRVKPKSDDEQNSNAKQQQEEEEAKEATEKSNEQLPAVSAEEPLGNVEAIKIRQALPGAPQRLSTDGNQTNNNNNSSSNLLFATKSLNPILETKDRDEPAMSSVGPTMWLGAQDGMLYVHSSVGRWHECLHQVLLPDAVLAIVYVESRVVVALANAQLAVFRRQTDGQWDLNSYHLVTLGDRNHSIRCLCVAGERIWAAHRNKIFIVDPVSLNIVHSLDAHPRKESQVRQMAATGAGVWVSIRLDSTLRLYNTHTFEHKQDVDIEPYVSKMLGTGKLGFSFVRITALMVSCNRLWIGTSNGVIISVPLAEVQPKSSSDPHGQMPLCCMANAQLSFHGHRDAVKFFVSVPMLQQPNLNGGLTFSNKRPDMLVMCGGEGYIDFRIRHDKFDASDNAAHLIVWKVDT